Proteins found in one Sorghum bicolor cultivar BTx623 chromosome 1, Sorghum_bicolor_NCBIv3, whole genome shotgun sequence genomic segment:
- the LOC110432008 gene encoding histone-lysine N-methyltransferase ATXR4 isoform X2 yields MFLRRRLLSTAAAAASARGPPPIRVSLTESAGRGVFATRPVSSGELLHSAQPLVSHPSHSLLHEVCYNCLRRKPGEGRASSGGYYFCSDTCSDHAKGFHDIDKDVDWSLFDYHCSSRGLKYPYMAKRLACMVISGSANADCLNILQPARLHQGTLIEMKEEFELLESTLRKAGFQEEATAYWYINVLARIRINAFRIELVASSYEDLLSSAAASVSCDSSVGNAVYMLPSFYNHDCDPNAHIVWLDSADAKLKALRDIEEGEELRICYIDTSLDADARQKILADGFGFKCHCLRCLSGD; encoded by the exons AtgttcctccgccgccgcctcctctccACCGCTGCCGCGGCGGCCTCCGCCCGCGGCCCACCGCCGATCCGCGTGTCCCTAACGGAGTCCGCGGGCCGCGGCGTTTTCGCCACCCGCCCAGTCTCCTCTGGCGAGCTCCTCCACTCGGCGCAGCCCCTCGTCTCCCACCCATCCCACTCACTGCTCCACGAG GTTTGCTACAATTGCCTCAGGAGGAAGCCCGGGGAAGGGCGCGCTTCAAGCGGAGGTTACTACTTCTGCAGCGACACTTGCAGCGACCACGCCAAG GGGTTCCATGACATTGACAAGGACGTAGATTGGTCTTTATTCGATTACCACTGCAG TTCACGTGGTCTGAAGTACCCATACATGGCCAAGCGCCTTGCTTGCATGGTTATATCAGGATCTGCTAATGCAGATTGTCTTAACATACTTCAGCCAGCTCGGTTGCACCAAGGGACGCTGATTGAG ATGAAGGAGGAATTTGAGTTGTTGGAGTCCACTCTTAGAAAAGCTGGGTTTCAGGAAGAAGCCACAGCCT ATTGGTACATCAATGTATTGGCAAGAATACGCATAAATGCATTTCGTATTGAATTAGTTGCAAGTTCATATGAGGATCTCTTATCCTCAGCGGCAGCCTCCGTATCATGTGATTCATCAGTTGGCAATGCAGTTTATATGCTCCCCTCTTTCTACAACCATGACTGTG ATCCAAATGCTCACATAGTTTGGCTGGATAGTGCTGATGCGAAATTGAAGGCCCTCCGTGACATTGAAGAAG GTGAGGAGCTGCGCATCTGCTACATCGATACTAGCCTAGATGCCGACGCTAGACAGAAGATTCTTGCTGATGGATTTGGCTTCAAGTGCCATTGCCTTCGGTGCTTATCTGGAGACTAG
- the LOC110432008 gene encoding histone-lysine N-methyltransferase ATXR4 isoform X3 codes for MFLRRRLLSTAAAAASARGPPPIRVSLTESAGRGVFATRPVSSGELLHSAQPLVSHPSHSLLHEVCYNCLRRKPGEGRASSGGYYFCSDTCSDHAKGFHDIDKDVDWSLFDYHCSSRGLKYPYMAKRLACMVISGSANADCLNILQPARLHQGTLIEMKEEFELLESTLRKAGFQEEATAFLTIDWYINVLARIRINAFRIELVASSYEDLLSSAAASVSCDSSVGNAVYMLPSFYNHDCDPNAHIVWLDSADAKLKALRDIEEGEELRICYKTVVLSCCICYR; via the exons AtgttcctccgccgccgcctcctctccACCGCTGCCGCGGCGGCCTCCGCCCGCGGCCCACCGCCGATCCGCGTGTCCCTAACGGAGTCCGCGGGCCGCGGCGTTTTCGCCACCCGCCCAGTCTCCTCTGGCGAGCTCCTCCACTCGGCGCAGCCCCTCGTCTCCCACCCATCCCACTCACTGCTCCACGAG GTTTGCTACAATTGCCTCAGGAGGAAGCCCGGGGAAGGGCGCGCTTCAAGCGGAGGTTACTACTTCTGCAGCGACACTTGCAGCGACCACGCCAAG GGGTTCCATGACATTGACAAGGACGTAGATTGGTCTTTATTCGATTACCACTGCAG TTCACGTGGTCTGAAGTACCCATACATGGCCAAGCGCCTTGCTTGCATGGTTATATCAGGATCTGCTAATGCAGATTGTCTTAACATACTTCAGCCAGCTCGGTTGCACCAAGGGACGCTGATTGAG ATGAAGGAGGAATTTGAGTTGTTGGAGTCCACTCTTAGAAAAGCTGGGTTTCAGGAAGAAGCCACAGCCT TTTTGACCATAGATTGGTACATCAATGTATTGGCAAGAATACGCATAAATGCATTTCGTATTGAATTAGTTGCAAGTTCATATGAGGATCTCTTATCCTCAGCGGCAGCCTCCGTATCATGTGATTCATCAGTTGGCAATGCAGTTTATATGCTCCCCTCTTTCTACAACCATGACTGTG ATCCAAATGCTCACATAGTTTGGCTGGATAGTGCTGATGCGAAATTGAAGGCCCTCCGTGACATTGAAGAAG GTGAGGAGCTGCGCATCTGCTACAAAACTGTTGTATTGAGTTGTTGCATCTGTTATAGGTGA
- the LOC110432008 gene encoding histone-lysine N-methyltransferase ATXR4 isoform X1: protein MFLRRRLLSTAAAAASARGPPPIRVSLTESAGRGVFATRPVSSGELLHSAQPLVSHPSHSLLHEVCYNCLRRKPGEGRASSGGYYFCSDTCSDHAKGFHDIDKDVDWSLFDYHCSSRGLKYPYMAKRLACMVISGSANADCLNILQPARLHQGTLIEMKEEFELLESTLRKAGFQEEATAFLTIDWYINVLARIRINAFRIELVASSYEDLLSSAAASVSCDSSVGNAVYMLPSFYNHDCDPNAHIVWLDSADAKLKALRDIEEGEELRICYIDTSLDADARQKILADGFGFKCHCLRCLSGD from the exons AtgttcctccgccgccgcctcctctccACCGCTGCCGCGGCGGCCTCCGCCCGCGGCCCACCGCCGATCCGCGTGTCCCTAACGGAGTCCGCGGGCCGCGGCGTTTTCGCCACCCGCCCAGTCTCCTCTGGCGAGCTCCTCCACTCGGCGCAGCCCCTCGTCTCCCACCCATCCCACTCACTGCTCCACGAG GTTTGCTACAATTGCCTCAGGAGGAAGCCCGGGGAAGGGCGCGCTTCAAGCGGAGGTTACTACTTCTGCAGCGACACTTGCAGCGACCACGCCAAG GGGTTCCATGACATTGACAAGGACGTAGATTGGTCTTTATTCGATTACCACTGCAG TTCACGTGGTCTGAAGTACCCATACATGGCCAAGCGCCTTGCTTGCATGGTTATATCAGGATCTGCTAATGCAGATTGTCTTAACATACTTCAGCCAGCTCGGTTGCACCAAGGGACGCTGATTGAG ATGAAGGAGGAATTTGAGTTGTTGGAGTCCACTCTTAGAAAAGCTGGGTTTCAGGAAGAAGCCACAGCCT TTTTGACCATAGATTGGTACATCAATGTATTGGCAAGAATACGCATAAATGCATTTCGTATTGAATTAGTTGCAAGTTCATATGAGGATCTCTTATCCTCAGCGGCAGCCTCCGTATCATGTGATTCATCAGTTGGCAATGCAGTTTATATGCTCCCCTCTTTCTACAACCATGACTGTG ATCCAAATGCTCACATAGTTTGGCTGGATAGTGCTGATGCGAAATTGAAGGCCCTCCGTGACATTGAAGAAG GTGAGGAGCTGCGCATCTGCTACATCGATACTAGCCTAGATGCCGACGCTAGACAGAAGATTCTTGCTGATGGATTTGGCTTCAAGTGCCATTGCCTTCGGTGCTTATCTGGAGACTAG
- the LOC8062264 gene encoding putative serine/threonine-protein phosphatase PP2A-4 catalytic subunit: protein MEGLAGSRGGGGCGGLDAQIEQLMECRPLAETEVKTLCEKAKEILMEESNVQPVKSPVTICGDIHGQFHDLVELFRIGGKCPDTNYLFMGDYVDRGYYSVETVTLLVALKVRYPQRITILRGNHESRQITQVYGFYDECLRKYGSANVWKIFTDLFDYFPLTALVESEIFCLHGGLSPSIENLDSVRSLDRVQEVPHEGPMCDLLWSDPDDRCGWGISPRGAGYTFGQDISEQFNHTNNLKLVARAHQLVMEGYNWAHEQKVVTIFSAPNYCYRCGNMASILEVDDCRNHTFIQFEPAPRRGEPDVTRRTPDYFL, encoded by the exons ATGGAGGGCCTCGCGGGTTCGCGTGGCGGCGGGGGGTGCGGTGGTCTTGACGCGCAGATCGAGCAGCTCATGGAGTGCCGCCCGCTCGCAGAGACGGAG GTTAAAACACTGTGTGAGAAGGCCAAGGAGATATTAATGGAGGAAAGCAATGTTCAG CCAGTTAAAAGCCCTGTGACAATTTGTGGTGATATTCATGGCCAattccatgatcttgtagaacTTTTCCGGATTGGTGGGAAG TGTCCAGATACGAATTATTTGTTTATGGGTGATTATGTGGATCGTGGCTATTACTCTGTTGAGACAGTAACG CTTTTGGTTGCACTTAAGGTGCGGTACCCACAACGCATCACAATTCTTCGTGGAAACCATGAGAGTAGGCAG ATCACACAGGTGTATGGCTTCTATGATGAATGCCTACGAAA ATATGGCAGTGCAAATGTCTGGAAGATCTTCACTGATCTTTTTGATTATTTTCCGTTGACAGCATTG GTGGAATCAGAAATTTTCTGCCTCCATGGCGGTTTATCTCCATCCATAGAGAATCTTGATAGTGTTCGTAGTTTAGATCGTGTCCAAGAGGTCCCTCATGAGGGACCTATGTGTGACCTTCTATGGTCTGATCCAGACGATCGATGTGGCTGGGGCATATCTCCTCGGGGCGCTGGATACACTTTTGGCCAA GACATATCGGAACAGTTTAATCACACCAACAATCTTAAACTTGTAGCTCGGGCTCACCAGTTGGTTATGGAGGGATACAACTGGGCACAT GAACAAAAGGTGGTGACCATATTCAGCGCACCTAATTACTGTTACCGGTGTGGCAACATGGCATCCATCCTCGAGGTTGATGATTGCAGGAATCACACATTTATTCAG TTTGAGCCAGCTCCTAGGAGAGGTGAACCAGATGTGACACGGAGGACACCTGATTATTTCCTTTGA